A genomic segment from Solenopsis invicta isolate M01_SB chromosome 5, UNIL_Sinv_3.0, whole genome shotgun sequence encodes:
- the LOC105204327 gene encoding protein ALP1-like gives MVGRDRRVVSLWGDDCDAVRRDKKVGHLKAREPISVKKQVAVGLYKIASCSEYRVVENVFGIHKSTVKKCMYRVVNAVNEVMTLAYINMPHQDEAKYIAMQFENVSHIPQIISCIDGTHLPITVPEESYRDFVNRKGWASYNVQAIVDHNGRFCNVFANHPGSVHDAVVFKVEKEINGQKIPFMIVGDPAYPFLPWLIKSYSGSVSHEEESFNVYLNSARVFVEMAFGRLKARWRMLQKKIDCHYKFVPQVIVACCVLHNFCEDNKDRFLEEWLQQIELNELTNVILSGPQTSKLGPDSAGDEQFSQKDCRCDGEWSPDPKYAGFHYGPFPTETCAPHEFKGRGSDSRRTRACKMPRNCDSDKE, from the exons CATTTAAAAGCTAGAGAACCTATATCTGTAAAAAAACAAGTTGCTGtaggtttatataaaattgctaGTTGTTCTGAATACAGAGTTGTTGAGAATGTATTTGGAATACATAAGTCAACAGTAAAGAAGTGCATGTACAGAGTTGTAAACGCAGTTAATGAAGTTATGACTCTTGCTTATATTAATATGCCACACCAAGATGAAGCTAAATATATTGCAATGCAATTTGAAAATGTATCTCATATCCCTCAAATAATTAGTTGTATCGATGGTACACATTTACCTATTACAGTACCAGAAGAAAGTTATAGAGATTTTGTCAATAGAAAAGGATGGGCATCTTACAATGTTCAAGCAATAGTTGATCATAATGGAAG GTTTTGTAATGTTTTCGCCAATCATCCTGGTAGTGTTCATGATGCCGTGGTTTTCAAA gTGGAGAAAGAGATAAACGGACAAAAAATACCTTTCATGATAGTTGGAGATCCGGCTTATCCATTTCTGCCATGGTTAATAAAGAGTTATTCTGGTTCAGTTTCACATGAAGAAGAATCATTTAACGTTTATCTAAACTCCGCAAGAGTTTTTGTAGAAATGGCATTTGGAAGACTAAAAGCCAGATGGAggatgttacaaaaaaaaattgattgccaCTATAAATTTGTACCTCAAGTTATAGTTGCATGTTGTGTGTTGCACAACTTTTGTGAGGACAATAAAGACAGATTTCTTGAAGAATGGTTGCAACAGATTGAGTTAAATGAA TTGACAAATGTGATACTCTCGGGTCCGCAGACCTCCAAACTGGGACCGGACTCAGCGGGAGACGAACAATTCAGCCAAAAGGATTGCAGGTGCGATGGAGAATGGTCGCCAGATCCCAAATATGCCGGTTTTCACTATGGCCCTTTCCCGACCGAGACTTGTGCTCCGCACGAATTTAAAGGCCGCGGATCCGAtagtcgcagaactcgggcatgcaagatgccacggaactgcgattcggacAAAGAATGA
- the LOC120357890 gene encoding uncharacterized protein LOC120357890, with amino-acid sequence MVTDTSIQSTDGDSDTLMLQTKYISNEEGTIRQANEIKYLQLQLEKERAKANMLKSKYKNEKLLRLKMTTKMKSYKKKCCTLSEKLEKIPFFKKFAAGLSNPHQPKWSPECLKLAIQIRYAVGWKAYLYLKKDLQLPLPAYSTLCKHISKLDFSPGLLKDVLSLMAKKKKTHSSTHQSDSVVLMDEMDIKKSLEYDVSTGSFIGQTTCEERAKLSTTVVVFMLRGLTENWKQIISWHLTSKSSDDCVMTQLLLEIVEEIEKIGFRVHGLVCDMGPKNQAIWRNLGVNVSRDNVVPFIDHPVRTGNSFYIFPDVPHLLKNLRMALTNNFIIIIARLIVESKNLPCNEV; translated from the exons ATGGTCACAGATACAAGCATTCAAAGCACTGATGGTGACAGTGACACACTTATGttacaaacaaaatacatttctaATGAAGAAGGTACTATCCGACAAgctaatgaaataaaatacttgCAACTGCAATTAGAAAAAGAGCGTGCAAAAGCTAATATGCTAAAgtcgaaatataaaaatgaaaaattattacgacTAAAAATGACAACAAAAATGAAatcttataagaaaaaatgttgtACCTTATCtgaaaaattggaaaagattccatttttcaagaaatttgcTGCAGGATTATCTAATCCACATCAACCAAAATGGTCTCCTGAATGCTTAAAACTTGCAATACAAATAAGATACGCTG TTGGATGGAAGGcctatttatatttgaaaaaagaccTCCAGTTACCTTTACCAGCTTATTCTACTTTATGCAAACACATCAGTAAACTTGATTTCTCTCCTGGTCTGTTAAAAGACGTCCTTTCATTAatggcaaaaaaaaagaaaactcatTCATCTACGCATCAAAGTGATAGTGTAGTTTTGATGGATGAAATGGACATTAAAAAATCCTTGGAGTATGATGTTAGCACAG GGTCATTTATTGGACAAACAACGTGTGAAGAACGAGCAAAACTAAGCACTACTGTTGTTGTTTTTATGCTCAGAGGACTAACAGAAAACTGGAAGCAAATTATTTCATGGCATCTGACGTCTAAATCTTCAGATGATTGTGTAATGACCCAATTACTTTTAGAAATTGTTGAAGAAATCGAGAAAATAGGCTTTAGGGTTCATGGATTAGTCTGTGATATGGGTCCGAAAAATCAAGCTATATGGCGCAACTTAGGAGTAAACGTTTCGAGGGATAACGTTGTACCGTTTATAGATCATCCCGTACGAACtggtaattctttttatatctttccAGATGTTCcacatcttttaaaaaatttacgaatGGCGTTAACCAATAATTTCATCATTATAATAGCCCGATTAATTGTAGAGTCTAAAAATTTGCCATGTAATGAAGTATGA